A region of Pontiella agarivorans DNA encodes the following proteins:
- a CDS encoding DUF368 domain-containing protein, whose translation MIDYILNILKGALMGAANVIPGVSGGTMALLTGIFEKLINTIKSFDLTAVKLACTFRFKELCEHVDLKFLSAIGIGVIGSILTVARILEYLFEHQALYVWAFFFGLILASVYFVGKKIQRKSIAVYLLFALGTAIAVGIAFLEPAEQNDAIPYLLLCGAVSMCSMILPGLSGSFVLLLMGNYELVMIDAVNTLNLRVIIPTGIGMVLGIAAFARVLSWVFKKFHDQTIALLTGFIFGSLAILWPWKDEIIKTFQDGEKLKEKVVGYHYSLPEWNTETGLALAIMLAGIIIIAVVETTAGKIKAD comes from the coding sequence ATGATCGACTATATTCTGAATATTCTCAAAGGCGCACTCATGGGTGCAGCCAACGTGATCCCCGGCGTTTCCGGCGGAACCATGGCCCTGCTCACCGGAATCTTTGAGAAACTGATCAACACCATCAAATCGTTCGATCTCACGGCCGTTAAACTCGCCTGCACCTTCAGATTTAAAGAACTCTGCGAACACGTCGACCTCAAATTCCTCTCCGCCATCGGCATCGGGGTCATCGGCAGTATTCTCACCGTCGCCCGGATCCTTGAATATCTCTTCGAACATCAAGCACTATACGTCTGGGCCTTCTTTTTCGGCCTGATCCTCGCATCCGTCTATTTTGTCGGAAAAAAGATTCAGCGGAAATCCATTGCGGTCTACCTGCTTTTTGCACTCGGCACCGCCATCGCCGTCGGCATCGCCTTTCTGGAACCGGCCGAGCAGAACGACGCCATCCCCTACCTGCTCCTCTGCGGAGCGGTCTCCATGTGCAGCATGATCCTGCCCGGCCTCTCCGGCTCCTTTGTCCTCTTGCTCATGGGCAACTATGAACTCGTTATGATCGATGCCGTCAACACCCTCAATCTCCGTGTCATTATCCCGACCGGAATCGGTATGGTGCTTGGAATTGCCGCCTTCGCCCGCGTCCTCTCCTGGGTCTTCAAAAAATTTCACGACCAGACCATTGCCCTGCTCACCGGATTTATTTTCGGGTCGCTGGCCATTCTCTGGCCCTGGAAAGATGAAATCATCAAAACTTTTCAGGACGGCGAAAAACTCAAAGAAAAAGTGGTGGGATACCACTACAGCCTGCCGGAATGGAACACCGAAACCGGCCTGGCTTTGGCCATCATGCTGGCCGGAATCATCATCATTGCTGTGGTGGAAACCACCGCCGGAAAAATAAAGGCCGACTGA
- the infA gene encoding translation initiation factor IF-1: MAKEDVIEAEGVVKKVLPATMYRVELENGHEILAHISGKMRKHFIRIAVGDRVTIEISPYDLEKGRITFRHRN; the protein is encoded by the coding sequence ATGGCTAAAGAAGACGTAATCGAAGCAGAAGGTGTTGTTAAAAAGGTACTTCCGGCAACGATGTATCGTGTTGAACTGGAAAATGGACATGAGATTCTCGCGCACATTTCCGGAAAGATGCGTAAGCATTTTATCCGTATTGCTGTAGGCGACCGGGTAACCATCGAAATTTCTCCGTACGATCTGGAAAAAGGGCGTATCACATTCCGTCATAGAAATTAA
- a CDS encoding response regulator — protein MKILIAEDNAFSRTLLKKTLTKAGYDVVAAENGDVAWEILQQDEPPKLALLDWMMPGLSGIELCRKMRQVETPIPVYMILLTAKSDKEDVLEGFAAGADDFIKKPFDSGELLARIQVGRRLVEQQALMYCLIDSIPDPIYVKDSRGLYLGCNSAYARFVGAEVEGIYGRTSSEILPGNVSKSSHMEDLRVLAKGTAAESEGWVSNADGEDVYHETMKIPYLDSAAGSTGMISISRDLTKRIQMEQEMRRLAVAVEQSSESIIITDVSGNIQYVNAAFENTSGYTHNEVLGRKTDFLNSGKQGTQFFEELWETISRGDPWSGEFINQKKDGSFYVEESVIYPIRGDGNEMINYVAISRDITEEREIEKHMRQQQKMNAIGALAGGVSHDFNNILTAILGYVALCMNTVDEESKVYSYLKEIVKAGDRATKLVRQILTFSRQEEQEFQSLELQSVVEDSLNMVQTTMKKNITVEQDIDPACGAVLGDATQIQQVLINLCTNAAHALGRTDQGTLSVSLQEVDVAEGHKDEMLVDLDPGKYACITVSDSGCGMPPDIVEHIFEPYFTTKKKGEGTGFGLSIVHGIVRKHRGQISVVSDEGVGTTFTIYLPLLGEAVLSEKDPVDLSVPSGAGRILFVDDDKAILSMGSEMLKSFGYEVVSAPNGLRALETFKLRPQAFDVVVTDYSMPEINGHDLIEQILKVRSDIPAILCSGYMEKVEGEDLRSLGHAAYVAKPLDWKELGRTIQKYIGGNE, from the coding sequence ATGAAAATTCTGATTGCAGAGGACAATGCGTTCTCGCGGACCCTGTTGAAAAAAACACTGACCAAGGCGGGGTATGATGTGGTTGCGGCCGAGAATGGTGACGTGGCCTGGGAAATTCTGCAGCAGGATGAACCTCCGAAACTGGCTTTGCTGGACTGGATGATGCCGGGGCTCAGTGGGATTGAGCTGTGCCGAAAAATGCGACAGGTTGAAACACCGATCCCGGTCTATATGATTCTGCTCACGGCGAAATCTGATAAAGAGGATGTGCTTGAAGGTTTCGCGGCCGGGGCGGATGACTTTATTAAAAAGCCGTTCGACAGTGGCGAGTTGCTGGCCCGTATTCAGGTTGGACGCCGTCTGGTGGAGCAGCAGGCGCTGATGTACTGCCTGATCGATTCGATCCCGGATCCGATCTATGTGAAAGACAGCCGGGGTCTCTATCTGGGATGTAACTCGGCATATGCCCGGTTTGTAGGGGCTGAAGTTGAGGGGATCTACGGGCGGACGTCGTCGGAGATTCTTCCGGGAAACGTATCAAAATCCTCGCACATGGAAGATCTGCGTGTTCTGGCAAAGGGAACAGCTGCGGAATCTGAAGGATGGGTCAGCAATGCGGATGGAGAAGATGTTTATCATGAAACGATGAAAATTCCGTATCTTGATTCTGCAGCTGGCTCCACCGGGATGATCAGTATCAGCCGCGATTTGACCAAACGTATCCAGATGGAGCAGGAGATGCGTCGTCTGGCTGTGGCGGTTGAGCAGTCGAGCGAATCCATCATTATTACTGACGTCAGTGGAAATATCCAATATGTGAATGCCGCCTTTGAAAATACCTCGGGCTATACTCACAATGAGGTGCTGGGGCGAAAAACCGATTTTCTGAACAGTGGGAAGCAGGGGACACAGTTTTTTGAAGAACTTTGGGAGACGATCAGTCGGGGCGATCCTTGGTCGGGGGAATTCATCAACCAAAAAAAGGACGGCAGTTTTTATGTTGAGGAATCGGTTATCTATCCCATCCGCGGTGACGGTAATGAGATGATCAACTATGTGGCCATCAGCCGTGATATCACGGAGGAGCGCGAGATTGAGAAGCACATGCGTCAGCAACAGAAAATGAATGCTATCGGTGCGTTGGCAGGCGGGGTTTCCCACGATTTTAACAATATTCTTACCGCGATTCTTGGCTATGTGGCGCTGTGCATGAATACCGTGGATGAAGAAAGCAAGGTTTACAGTTATCTCAAGGAGATTGTAAAAGCAGGTGATCGGGCCACTAAGCTGGTTCGGCAGATTCTGACCTTCAGCCGGCAGGAGGAACAGGAGTTCCAGTCTTTGGAACTGCAGTCCGTGGTGGAGGATTCGCTAAACATGGTGCAGACCACCATGAAAAAGAATATCACCGTGGAGCAGGATATTGATCCGGCATGCGGAGCTGTTCTCGGGGATGCGACACAAATTCAGCAGGTCTTGATCAATCTGTGTACCAATGCGGCTCATGCGCTGGGAAGAACCGATCAGGGAACGTTGAGTGTTTCCTTGCAGGAGGTCGACGTTGCGGAAGGGCATAAAGACGAAATGCTGGTGGATCTCGACCCGGGGAAATATGCCTGTATTACAGTCTCTGACAGCGGATGCGGTATGCCACCTGATATCGTTGAACATATTTTCGAACCCTATTTTACAACCAAGAAAAAAGGAGAGGGCACAGGCTTCGGACTGTCGATTGTTCATGGCATCGTCCGTAAACACCGCGGCCAGATCAGCGTAGTGAGTGACGAGGGGGTCGGTACGACATTTACAATTTATCTTCCGCTGTTGGGCGAGGCAGTTCTGTCGGAGAAAGATCCCGTCGATCTTTCGGTGCCGTCCGGGGCTGGGCGCATACTTTTTGTGGATGATGATAAGGCGATTCTTTCGATGGGGAGTGAAATGCTTAAATCGTTCGGTTATGAAGTGGTTTCGGCGCCCAACGGTCTTCGCGCGCTGGAGACCTTCAAGCTCCGCCCGCAGGCTTTTGATGTGGTTGTAACAGATTACAGTATGCCTGAAATCAATGGGCATGATCTGATTGAGCAGATTCTCAAGGTTCGGAGCGATATTCCGGCCATCCTCTGCAGCGGATACATGGAAAAGGTTGAGGGCGAAGATCTGCGCTCGCTGGGTCATGCCGCCTATGTGGCCAAACCACTTGACTGGAAAGAGCTGGGTCGGACCATTCAGAAGTATATTGGCGGAAACGAGTAG
- a CDS encoding NifU family protein encodes MTDQEILDAVNAVMDEEVTPALASHGGGGNVTNVNNGIVYIELEGGCKGCPGARMTMKNGIESLLKERVPEVKEVVDVTDH; translated from the coding sequence ATGACGGATCAGGAAATTCTGGATGCAGTGAATGCGGTAATGGACGAGGAAGTTACACCGGCATTGGCCTCCCATGGTGGCGGCGGCAATGTGACGAATGTTAATAACGGTATTGTGTATATTGAGCTCGAAGGTGGATGCAAAGGCTGCCCGGGAGCGCGTATGACCATGAAAAACGGGATTGAATCCCTGCTCAAAGAACGGGTGCCGGAAGTGAAGGAAGTGGTGGATGTGACCGACCATTAG
- the acs gene encoding acetate--CoA ligase, whose protein sequence is MSGQKEGNSLYAPPARVSEGAHFQTLEEYQELYDRSLEDPDAFWGEQAREHIDWFHGFNQVSDCDFSNGMVAWFLGGKLNVCHNCVDRHLETRGDKVAILWEGDEPGDVREITYRELHRQVCRLANVLRHNGIRKGDRVAIYMPMIPEAAFAMLACARIGAVHSVVFAGFSAEALRDRIIDAKCKAVITADEGRRGKKSIPLKRPVDEAVMACPTVEHVFMVRHTDAKVPFYEPRDIDLNEAMKNERPYCPVEHMDSEDTLFLLYTSGSTGKPKGISHTSAGYLLYTMLTHRYVFDYREDDIFACVADIGWITGHSYVVYGPLANGATTVMFESVPTYPDSGRYWDMVDRLQITQFYTAPTAIRAIARNGDAFVKMYDRSSLRVLGSVGEPINPESWQWYYDVVGEGRCNIVDTWWQTETGGIMITPLPGATPTKPGSATFPFFGIEPVLLDDQGCEIYGNDVSGLLAIKRPWPAMARTIQGDHVRFAQTYLDPFPGYYLTGDGCRRDEDGYYWITGRVDDVINVSGHRMGTAEVESALVSHPGCAEAAVVGFPHEIKGQGIFAYVILKEGFDPDAELVGELRNEVRTHIGPIAAPDHILITTGLPKTRSGKIMRRILRKIASQETGNLGDISTLADPSVVEVLIERRAEL, encoded by the coding sequence ATGAGTGGTCAGAAAGAGGGTAATTCATTGTATGCACCGCCGGCCCGGGTGAGCGAGGGGGCTCATTTCCAGACTTTGGAGGAATATCAGGAACTGTATGACCGGTCGCTGGAAGATCCGGACGCCTTCTGGGGTGAACAGGCGAGGGAGCATATTGACTGGTTTCACGGTTTTAACCAGGTTTCGGACTGCGATTTTTCGAACGGCATGGTGGCGTGGTTTCTGGGCGGAAAACTGAATGTCTGTCATAACTGTGTCGACCGTCATCTGGAAACCCGCGGGGACAAAGTGGCGATTCTCTGGGAGGGTGATGAGCCGGGGGATGTTCGTGAAATCACCTATCGCGAGCTGCATCGTCAGGTCTGCCGACTTGCCAATGTGTTGCGGCATAACGGGATTCGTAAGGGCGATCGGGTGGCGATTTATATGCCGATGATTCCTGAAGCTGCATTTGCCATGCTGGCCTGTGCGCGCATCGGGGCGGTGCACAGCGTGGTGTTTGCGGGGTTCAGTGCTGAAGCGCTTCGGGACCGGATTATTGATGCCAAATGCAAGGCGGTGATTACGGCCGATGAAGGCCGTCGCGGAAAGAAATCCATTCCGTTGAAACGACCGGTTGATGAGGCTGTGATGGCCTGCCCGACGGTGGAGCATGTTTTCATGGTGCGCCATACCGATGCCAAGGTTCCGTTTTATGAGCCGCGCGATATCGATTTGAATGAAGCCATGAAAAATGAGCGACCGTATTGTCCGGTCGAGCATATGGATTCCGAAGACACCCTTTTTCTGCTTTATACATCGGGCTCGACGGGGAAACCCAAAGGGATTTCTCATACCAGTGCGGGTTATCTGCTCTATACGATGCTGACCCATCGTTATGTTTTTGATTATCGTGAAGACGATATTTTTGCCTGCGTTGCCGACATCGGCTGGATTACGGGCCACAGCTATGTGGTGTACGGGCCTTTGGCGAACGGAGCAACGACAGTGATGTTTGAATCGGTTCCGACCTATCCGGATTCCGGTCGTTACTGGGATATGGTGGACCGTCTGCAGATTACACAGTTTTATACGGCACCGACCGCTATTCGCGCCATTGCGCGTAACGGTGATGCATTTGTGAAAATGTACGATCGCTCCAGTCTGCGCGTGCTCGGTTCCGTGGGAGAGCCGATCAATCCTGAAAGCTGGCAGTGGTACTACGATGTGGTCGGTGAGGGGCGTTGCAATATTGTCGATACCTGGTGGCAGACCGAAACCGGCGGCATTATGATCACCCCGTTACCGGGAGCCACGCCGACCAAGCCGGGTTCGGCCACGTTCCCGTTTTTTGGTATCGAACCGGTGCTGCTGGATGATCAGGGCTGTGAAATTTATGGCAACGACGTATCGGGTCTGCTGGCCATTAAGCGTCCGTGGCCGGCAATGGCGCGGACGATTCAGGGCGATCATGTTCGGTTTGCGCAGACCTATCTCGATCCGTTTCCCGGCTATTACCTGACCGGAGACGGCTGCCGCAGGGATGAGGACGGCTATTACTGGATCACCGGACGCGTGGACGATGTGATCAATGTTTCGGGCCATCGTATGGGTACGGCCGAAGTGGAAAGCGCGCTGGTCAGCCATCCGGGCTGCGCCGAGGCGGCGGTGGTCGGTTTTCCGCACGAGATCAAAGGGCAGGGTATTTTCGCTTATGTTATTCTAAAGGAAGGTTTCGATCCCGACGCCGAGTTGGTAGGGGAGCTGCGAAATGAAGTCCGCACGCACATCGGTCCCATTGCGGCACCGGACCATATTCTGATCACAACCGGTCTGCCGAAGACCCGTTCCGGAAAAATTATGCGGCGGATTCTGCGCAAAATTGCCAGCCAGGAAACCGGAAACCTCGGGGATATCTCCACATTGGCGGATCCTTCGGTGGTGGAAGTGCTGATTGAGCGGCGGGCTGAGCTGTAA
- a CDS encoding type IV pilus twitching motility protein PilT, with the protein MRRIDRYLEEMLEKGASDIHLSSNHQPCYRVDGEMQFQRGTEKFTDEELRELIYEFAPQRNIAELEEDWDTDFAYELPGAARFRVNVFIDHEGIGCVMRQIPSRVPTFEELNIPEGVRSFCFLNKGLVIVTGPTGSGKSTTLAAMVDLINRTRRQHLITVEDPVEFKHRSLGCLVNQREVHVHTKNFSSALRAALREDPDIVLVGELRDLETMEIAIETAETGHLVFGTLHTNTAATTVDRIIDKFPADRQNQIRTMLADSLKGVIAQTLCKRIGGGRIASCEILVATPAVAANIREGKTHQIPSLMQTGKNVGMCTFADDLLSLVKRGIITPEEAYSNAIDKAFLQKKFEEENIRLDLSVSSLDDLEMHADETENASKSEKALKKLHVNPHDTDALRELITILATDENPDERNGVEALEYAQKLLDLTGQNEVTTLVLISAAYAELSHFGEAVEWSKRAAKVAKANKQKDLLAGITRQSNLFKRGIPLRGESL; encoded by the coding sequence ATGAGACGTATAGACCGATATCTTGAAGAAATGCTCGAAAAGGGGGCCAGTGACATCCACCTTTCCTCCAATCATCAGCCCTGCTACCGGGTTGACGGTGAAATGCAGTTTCAGCGGGGCACTGAAAAATTTACGGACGAGGAACTGAGAGAGCTTATCTATGAATTTGCACCGCAGCGGAACATTGCTGAACTTGAGGAAGATTGGGATACGGACTTTGCGTATGAGCTTCCCGGTGCAGCCCGCTTCCGTGTGAATGTGTTTATAGATCATGAGGGTATTGGATGTGTAATGCGTCAGATTCCCTCCCGGGTTCCCACTTTCGAGGAGCTGAATATTCCCGAAGGGGTGCGATCCTTCTGTTTTCTGAATAAAGGGCTGGTGATTGTTACGGGGCCTACCGGTTCGGGAAAATCGACAACGCTGGCGGCTATGGTCGATTTGATCAACCGTACACGGCGTCAACATCTGATCACCGTAGAAGATCCGGTGGAATTCAAGCATCGTTCGTTGGGCTGTCTGGTTAATCAGCGTGAAGTACATGTTCATACCAAAAATTTTTCCAGTGCGCTGCGGGCTGCCCTGCGTGAAGATCCCGATATTGTGCTGGTGGGAGAGTTGCGCGATCTTGAGACTATGGAGATTGCCATTGAGACCGCCGAGACGGGGCATCTGGTTTTCGGCACATTGCATACCAATACAGCGGCTACCACCGTAGACCGGATCATTGATAAATTTCCGGCCGACCGGCAGAATCAGATCCGGACCATGCTGGCTGACTCGCTCAAAGGTGTGATTGCGCAGACCCTTTGCAAGCGAATTGGCGGCGGCCGGATTGCTTCATGTGAAATTCTGGTGGCAACTCCGGCGGTTGCGGCCAACATCCGCGAGGGTAAGACCCATCAGATTCCTTCGCTGATGCAGACGGGAAAAAATGTTGGAATGTGTACATTTGCCGATGATTTGCTGAGTCTGGTCAAACGCGGAATCATTACCCCGGAAGAAGCGTATAGCAACGCGATTGATAAGGCATTCCTGCAGAAAAAATTTGAAGAGGAGAATATTCGGCTCGATCTGTCTGTATCCTCGCTCGATGATCTGGAAATGCATGCGGATGAAACTGAAAACGCATCGAAGAGTGAAAAGGCGCTCAAAAAACTGCATGTCAACCCGCACGATACCGATGCTTTGCGCGAATTGATCACCATTTTGGCGACAGATGAAAATCCTGACGAACGCAACGGGGTAGAGGCTTTGGAATATGCGCAGAAGCTGCTCGACCTCACCGGACAAAATGAGGTCACGACATTGGTGTTGATCAGTGCGGCCTATGCGGAACTGTCGCACTTCGGTGAAGCGGTTGAATGGTCTAAGCGGGCCGCGAAGGTCGCCAAGGCCAATAAGCAGAAAGATCTGCTTGCAGGGATCACGAGGCAGAGCAACTTATTTAAACGCGGCATCCCGCTACGCGGCGAATCTCTGTAG
- the purN gene encoding phosphoribosylglycinamide formyltransferase — protein MLKLAIFGSGSGTNCQAIIDAVEAGTLDAEIKCVLADNKDAYILERARKHNIPAIYFDCAPFKTKLDGEAEQQVLRTLEEHDVNFIALAGFMRIVKDGLLNAYEGRMINIHPSLLPSFPGLDGGKQAFDYGVKFTGCTVHFVDSGVDTGAIINQRIISIDDDDTLDTVMSKLHAQEHIAYTEALQWIAEGRIKRDGRRLSLK, from the coding sequence ATGTTGAAATTAGCTATTTTCGGATCGGGGTCGGGTACCAACTGCCAGGCCATTATTGACGCGGTTGAAGCGGGGACGCTGGATGCGGAAATCAAGTGCGTTCTGGCCGACAATAAGGACGCCTACATTCTGGAACGCGCCCGCAAACATAATATTCCCGCCATCTATTTTGACTGCGCCCCTTTTAAAACCAAGCTCGACGGCGAGGCCGAACAGCAGGTGCTCCGAACACTGGAAGAACACGACGTCAATTTTATTGCCCTCGCCGGATTCATGCGGATTGTGAAAGACGGGCTGCTCAACGCCTACGAAGGCCGCATGATCAATATCCACCCCTCCCTGCTGCCCAGCTTTCCGGGCCTGGACGGCGGAAAACAGGCCTTTGACTACGGCGTAAAATTTACCGGATGCACGGTTCACTTTGTCGACTCAGGCGTCGATACCGGAGCTATCATCAACCAGCGGATCATCTCGATCGATGATGACGACACGCTGGACACCGTGATGAGCAAGCTGCATGCACAGGAACACATCGCTTATACGGAAGCTTTGCAATGGATTGCAGAAGGCAGAATCAAGCGCGACGGCCGGCGGCTCTCGCTGAAGTAG
- a CDS encoding sodium-dependent transporter: MAEKRSLWGSKVGFLLAAIGSAVGLGNIWRFGYMAYENGGGAFLIPYAVALLMAGIPLMILEYALGHREKASPPLAFARVNRLWEPLGWWMPTVAFFGINLFYAAVIGWCMNYFLLSFNLSWGADTGAFFFGEFLQISDGPFDLGSIRWPILGGTVLTWAIVWGICYREVSHGIEKASMIFMPLLFVLTLVLVGWSVQLPGAWTAIKENYLSCDFSKISLFTDVGRKVWVAAFGQIFFTLSLGFGIMITYASYLPKKTDIVGNALTTCVLNCLYSFITGFAVFGTIGYMAQAQGIAFGEAIKAGPGLAFVVYPEAINQLPAGNRIFGALFFLVLIVAGLSSAISLTEAFSCSICDKFKISRKKSTSIICGLGLAGSIVFTTQAGLFILDIIDHFINNYALIIGGVLECILVGWILKSGVMRNHVNSVSAVKLPVLWDVAIRFITPGMLLIIVAGALRNEFMAAYENYPVIALLFFGGGILFITRLVSFILSHFPWDPVRLDEIHHKPEDDDLLV, translated from the coding sequence ATGGCTGAAAAAAGAAGCCTGTGGGGCAGTAAAGTCGGCTTTCTGCTGGCGGCAATCGGCTCGGCGGTAGGGCTTGGAAATATCTGGCGCTTCGGCTATATGGCCTATGAAAACGGCGGCGGGGCCTTTCTGATTCCCTATGCTGTGGCGCTATTGATGGCCGGGATTCCGCTGATGATTCTCGAATATGCCCTCGGGCATCGGGAAAAAGCCTCTCCTCCGCTGGCCTTCGCCCGGGTGAACCGGCTGTGGGAGCCGTTAGGCTGGTGGATGCCGACGGTGGCTTTTTTCGGGATCAATTTGTTCTATGCCGCCGTCATCGGCTGGTGTATGAACTATTTTCTACTCTCGTTCAACCTCTCGTGGGGCGCTGATACCGGAGCTTTTTTCTTCGGCGAATTTCTGCAGATCAGCGATGGACCTTTCGATCTCGGCTCCATCCGCTGGCCGATTTTAGGCGGGACGGTTCTGACGTGGGCGATTGTCTGGGGGATCTGTTACCGCGAGGTCAGTCACGGTATTGAGAAAGCGAGCATGATTTTTATGCCGCTTCTTTTTGTTTTAACCCTCGTGCTTGTGGGCTGGTCGGTGCAGCTTCCGGGGGCCTGGACCGCCATTAAGGAAAACTACCTTTCCTGCGATTTTTCTAAAATAAGTCTGTTCACCGATGTCGGTCGGAAGGTCTGGGTGGCGGCATTCGGGCAGATCTTTTTCACGCTTTCGCTCGGCTTCGGTATTATGATCACCTATGCGAGCTACCTGCCGAAAAAAACCGATATTGTCGGTAATGCGCTGACCACCTGTGTGCTCAACTGCCTCTATTCGTTCATTACCGGTTTTGCGGTTTTCGGCACCATCGGCTACATGGCTCAGGCTCAGGGTATTGCCTTCGGGGAGGCCATCAAGGCAGGGCCTGGTCTGGCTTTTGTCGTCTATCCGGAAGCGATCAATCAGCTGCCGGCCGGAAACCGTATTTTCGGGGCACTCTTTTTTCTCGTGCTGATTGTGGCGGGTCTTTCTTCGGCCATTTCGCTCACCGAAGCTTTCAGTTGTTCCATTTGTGATAAGTTTAAAATCAGCCGGAAAAAATCGACTTCAATCATCTGTGGTCTGGGGCTGGCGGGCAGTATTGTGTTTACGACACAGGCCGGTCTGTTCATTCTTGATATCATCGATCACTTTATTAACAACTATGCCCTGATTATCGGCGGAGTTCTTGAATGTATTCTCGTGGGGTGGATCTTGAAGTCGGGGGTCATGCGCAATCACGTAAATTCGGTGAGTGCGGTAAAGCTGCCGGTGTTATGGGATGTTGCCATTCGTTTTATTACACCGGGAATGTTGCTGATTATTGTGGCCGGCGCATTGCGAAATGAATTCATGGCTGCTTACGAAAACTATCCGGTGATTGCTCTGCTGTTTTTCGGGGGCGGCATTCTGTTTATCACCCGTTTGGTTTCATTTATTCTCAGTCATTTTCCCTGGGACCCGGTCCGGCTCGATGAAATCCATCACAAGCCGGAAGACGACGACCTGCTCGTTTAG
- the lipA gene encoding lipoyl synthase produces the protein MSTTEEAVRPARIPEWMRRPIQTDKEYSETHNALKKNGLHTVCEDAKCPNRHECWNHGTATVMILGNICTRDCRFCSIAFGKPEGLDLDEPRRVADAVEKMKLKHVVITSVTRDDLLDGGAEIFAQTITAVKERVPGLTVEVLTPDFWGRKESLYKVLDAGPIVFNHNVETVKRLQRSIRSGATYERSLKILKMASEYGDGSIRVKTGIMLGLGETNEEVMECLQDIYDHGIRLLTIGQYMAPTRDHAHTKRFVTPKEFVDFEDAAYEIGFDAVASGPLVRSSYRADKMLKA, from the coding sequence ATGAGTACAACTGAAGAAGCAGTGCGGCCCGCACGGATTCCGGAATGGATGCGGCGCCCCATTCAGACGGATAAAGAATATTCTGAAACCCACAATGCCCTGAAGAAAAACGGGCTGCACACCGTCTGTGAAGATGCCAAGTGTCCGAACCGGCATGAATGCTGGAACCACGGCACGGCGACGGTGATGATTCTGGGGAATATCTGCACACGTGACTGCCGGTTCTGTTCGATTGCGTTCGGGAAGCCGGAAGGGCTGGATCTGGATGAGCCCCGCCGGGTTGCGGATGCCGTGGAAAAAATGAAACTGAAACATGTGGTGATTACGTCGGTTACGCGTGATGATCTGCTTGACGGCGGCGCGGAAATTTTTGCGCAGACGATTACTGCGGTCAAAGAACGGGTTCCCGGTTTAACCGTAGAGGTGTTGACACCGGATTTCTGGGGGCGGAAGGAATCGCTCTATAAGGTTCTGGACGCCGGACCGATTGTTTTTAATCATAATGTGGAAACGGTGAAACGGCTGCAGCGCTCGATTCGCTCTGGCGCGACTTATGAGCGTTCGTTGAAAATTTTGAAAATGGCGTCGGAGTATGGCGATGGATCGATTCGGGTGAAGACCGGTATTATGCTGGGTCTCGGTGAAACGAACGAAGAGGTGATGGAGTGTCTGCAGGATATTTATGATCACGGGATCCGTCTGCTGACCATTGGGCAGTATATGGCACCGACGCGTGACCATGCGCACACGAAGCGGTTTGTGACCCCGAAGGAGTTTGTCGATTTCGAGGACGCGGCTTACGAAATCGGTTTTGATGCGGTAGCGTCGGGCCCGCTGGTCCGTTCGTCATACCGGGCGGATAAAATGCTGAAGGCATGA